A stretch of the Bufo gargarizans isolate SCDJY-AF-19 unplaced genomic scaffold, ASM1485885v1 original_scaffold_1954_pilon, whole genome shotgun sequence genome encodes the following:
- the LOC122923808 gene encoding sterol regulatory element-binding protein cleavage-activating protein isoform X1 produces the protein MPFTDKLREKISQAFYRHGLLCASYPIPIVIFTALCIIACCSPLLKLPLPGTGPVEYITPVKDYSPPPSELSPDDRSDRPDWYLGRPVAYIQQVLVKGVVTPWDKNFLAVDVFRSPLSRVFRLVEEIRNHVLRERSSERSLEDVCLQVTDLLPGPKKLRDKLPEHGCLLLSPGNFWQNNKEHFNKDPDLIRTIHQHEPKTLQTSATLRDLLFGLPGKQSGVSLYNRKRMVSYTITLALRRYDEKFINSLRTRLRQLYPGTNCTSPGQNIVHVHFKEEIGIAELIPLVTTYFILFAYIYFSTRKIDLVKSKWGLALAAVVTVLSSLLMSVGLCTLFGLTPTLNGGEIFPYLVVVIGLENVLVLTKSVVSTPVDLEVKLRIAQGLSNESWSIMKNMATELGIILIGYFTLVPAIQEFCLFAVVGLVSDFFLQMFFFTTVLSIDIRRMELADLNKRMPAEACMPPSKPMTRTPKYERQQALRPNTPHTITLQPLRNLRLPKRLRLIYFFARTRLAQRIIMAGTVVWIGILLYTDPAGLHTYLTTVQVTEQSPLGGAVVPPIPVPVMPASDSQSSLSILPTGSSQLLENQSQRDHKEVMGTLRAVLEESSRSNWAEGKRKEQSKVGPQLKEDRAHTEVTWGPEDEETWRKLSFRHWPTLFSYYNITLAKRYISILPMIPITLYLTPEEVSEARHPLEVQHSQIFQPQRDGRPEEIKVAPAAPNTQGSMDVTLYKVGALGLASGILLVLLLFCLYRLLCPKNYGQNGLSHSRRKKGDLPCDDYGYSPPETEIVPLVLRGHLLDIECLVSDGMLLVSCCLASQIRVWDAQTGDCLTVIPKQGLRRESSGIFEYQETWENFSECKYNPEDSLENGYLKRRQPLPQPPLFYDQPNLSSLIDTNFCEQVKQEEPEGGQRPVVMNQELESSGYDFSSLVQRVYEEHGTSCSFLPVFSPAPYGQCQMMSGRRSRSPGGWSDGGCDAIRRKSSAEEQVLCNGTSSPVSGWAEDYDSSVWSLGLQGNLIVAGRSNGKLEVWDAIEGVLRCSNADCQSGITALVFLNHRIVAARLNGSLDFFCLDSQKSSSQLQFRGASARSTIPSSPLYSSDDIIRCQLTHTVACAHQKPITMLKAAAGRLVTGSQDHTLRVYRLEDACCLFTLQGHSGGISAIYIDQTMVLASGGQDGAICLWDVLTGSRVNHMHGHRGDITSLLCTASYVISSGLDDVISIWDRSSGINLYSIQQDLGCGSSLGLISDNLLVTGGQGCVSFWDIGYGDLLQTVYLGKYEEAQPVRQILVLDNAAIVCDFGSELSLVYVPSVLEKLD, from the exons CTCTCCTCTCCTGAAGCTGCCTCTACCGGGGACAGGACCTGTCGAGTACATCACTCCAGTGAAGGACTACTCCCCACCACCATCTGAACTGAGCCCAGATGACCGCAGTGACCGCCCAGACTGG TATCTTGGGCGGCCGGTCGCCTACATCCAGCAGGTTTTGGTGAAGGGTGTGGTGACTCCGTGGGACAAGAACTTCCTGGCCGTGGATGTTTTCCGCTCTCCTCTGTCCAGAGTGTTTCGATTAGTGGAAGAGATCAGGAATCACGTGCTGCGAGAGCG GAGCAGTGAGAGGAGCCTGGAAGATGTCTGTCTGCAGGTGACCGATCTCCTGCCGGGACCGAAGAAACTGCGAGATAAGCTTCCAGAACATGGCTGCCTCCTCCTCTCCCCGGGCAACTTCTGGCAGAACAACAAAGAACACTTCAACAAGGATCCCGACCTCATCCGGACCATTCATCAGCATGAGCCCAAGACCCTGCAGACCTCTGCCACCCTCCGCG ACTTGCTGTTCGGATTGCCCGGGAAGCAGAGCGGCGTCAGCCTGTACAATCGCAAGCGGATGGTTTCGTACACCATCACACTGGCGCTGCGCCGATACGATGAGAA GTTTATAAACAGCCTAAGAACCCGTCTCAGACAGCTGTACCCCGGTACCAACTGCACATCCCCCGGTCAGAACATCGTCCATGTCCACTTCAAGGAGGAGATTGGAATAGCGGAGCTGATCCCTCTGGTCACCACCTACTTCATCCTGTTTGCCTACATTTACTTCTCCACCA GGAAGATTGACCTGGTGAAGTCCAAATGGGGCCTTgccctggctgcagtggtgaccgtCCTGAGCTCATTGCTAATGTCTGTGGGATTGTGCACCCTCTTTGGGCTGACACCGACCCTCAATGGCGG GGAGATCTTTCCTTATCTGGTTGTGGTCATTGGATTAGAAAATGTTTTGGTGCTGACGAAATCTGTTGTGTCCACCCCGGTTGACCTTGAGGTCAAGCTCCGCATAGCACAAG GATTAAGTAATGAGAGCTGGTCCATCATGAAGAACATGGCCACCGAGCTGGGAATCATTCTGATTGGATATTTCACTCTGGTTCCTGCTATTCAG GAGTTCTGCCTCTTTGCTGTCGTCGGATTGGTGTCAGACTTCTTCCTGCAGATGTTCTTCTTTACCACTGTTTTGTCCATTGACATCCGCAGAATGGAG CTTGCGGACCTGAACAAGAGGATGCCCGCCGAGGCCTGCATGCCGCCATCCAAACCTATGACCCGTACACCCAAATACGAGCGACAGCAAGCACTGCGCCCTaacaccccccacaccatcaccctGCAGCCCCTCCGAAACCTGCGCCTGCCCAAAAGACTGCGCCTCATCTACTTCTTTGCCAGGACACGGCTGGCCCAGAGGATCATCATG GCAGGGACCGTGGTATGGATTGGGATCCTGCTTTATACAGACCCTGCCGGCCTCCATACCTACCTTACCACAGTGCAGGTCACAGAGCAGAGCCCTCTTGGGGGTGCTGTAGTGCCGCCTATTCCTGTGCCCGTCATGCCCGCTTCAGACTCCCAGAGCTCGCTCTCTATCCTCCCCACCGGCTCTTCTCAACTCCTGGAGAATCAGTCTCAAAGAGACCACAAGGAGGTGATGGGGACCCTCAGAGCAGTATTGGAGGAAAGTTCTAGAAGCAACTGGGCAGAGGGAAAGCGTAAGGAGCAAAGCAAAGTCGGACCACAGTTGAAGGAGGATCGGGCCCATACAGAGGTCACGTGGGGACCTGAAGATGAAGAAACTTGGCGTAAACTGTCCTTCCGGCACTGGCCAACGCTCTTCAGCTACTATAACATAACCCTAGCCAAGAG GTACATTAGCATCTTACCCATGATCCCCATCACCCTGTATCTAACCCCCGAGGAGGTGTCTGAGGCTCGGCACCCTCTTGAGGTCCAACACTCTCAGATATTTCAGCCTCAGCGGGATGGACGTCCAGAGGAAATCAAAGTGGCTCCTGCTGCTCCCAACACCCAGGGATCCATGGACGTCACCTTATACAA AGTTGGAGCTTTGGGTTTGGCTTCTGGGATTTTGTTGGTTTTACTCCTTTTCTGTCTTTACCGACTGCTCTGCCCCAAAAACTATGGACAGAACGGTCTGTCACATAGCCGACGGAAGAAAGGCGACCTGCCCTGTGACGACTATGGGTACTCGCCCCCCGAAACAGAGATTGTGCCCCTTGTCCTGAGAGGTCATCTCCTG GACATTGAGTGTCTCGTTAGTGATGGGATGCTGTTAGTGAGCTGCTGCCTGGCCAGTCAGATCCGTGTGTGGGATGCTCAGACGGGAGACTGCCTCACGGTTATTCCCAAGCAGGG GCTGCGCAGGGAGAGCAGCGGGATCTTCGAGTATCAGGAGACTTGGGAGAACTTCTCAGAATGTAAATACAACCCTGAGGACTCCTTGGAAAACGGTTACTTGAAGAGGAGACAGCCGCTCCCTCAGCCCCCACTCTTCTACGACCAGCCAAACCTTTCCAGTCTGATCGATACGAATTTCTGCGAGCAGGTTAAGCAGGAGGAGCCCGAGGGCGGGCAGAGGCCGGTGGTCATGAATCAGGAATTAGAGTCCAGCGGCTATGACTTTAGCAGTCTGGTGCAGCGGGTCTACGAGGAGCATGGAACCTCTTGCAGTTTTCTTCCTGTCTTCTCCCCCGCTCCATACGGACAGTGCCAGATGATGTCCGGCAGACGGAGCAGGTCGCCTGGGGGCTGGTCCGATGGAGGCTGTGATGCCATCAGGAGGAAGAGCTCAGCAGAAGAGCAGGTGCTCTGTAACGGGACGTCTTCCCCGGTTTCTGGTTGGGCAGAAGATTACGACAGTTCGGTGTGGAGTTTGGGACTACAGGGAAACCTCATTGTAGCTGGAAGGAGTAACGGAAAGCTTGAG GTCTGGGACGCCATAGAGGGGGTCCTGCGCTGCAGTAACGCTGATTGTCAGAGCGGGATCACTGCACTCGTCTTTTTGAATCACAG GATTGTAGCTGCTCGGCTCAATGGCTCCTTGGATTTCTTCTGTCTGGATTCCCAAAAATCCTCCAGCCAGTTACAGTTCAGAG GAGCATCTGCCCGCAGCACCATCCCCAGCTCTCCGCTCTACTCCAGTGATGACATCATCCGCTGCCAGCTGACTCACACTGTGGCATGTGCCCACCAGAAGCCAATCACAATGTTAAAAGCAGCGGCCGGGCGCCTCGTGACCGGCAGCCAGGACCACACTCTGAGA GTGTACCGCTTGGAGGACGCTTGCTGCTTGTTCACACTGCAGGGTCACTCAGGGGGCATCTCTGCCATTTACATAGACCAG ACCATGGTTCTGGCCAGTGGGGGGCAGGATGGAGCCATCTGTTTATGGGATGTCCTCACAGGAAGTCGAGTCAACCACATGCACGGGCATCGAGGAGACATCACCTCGCTGTTGTGCACAGCGTCCTACGTCATCAGCAGTGGCCTGGATGACGTCATCAGTATATGGGACCGGAGCTCAGGGATCAATCTGTACTCCATACAGCAA GACTTGGGTTGCGGCTCCAGTTTGGGTCTCATCTCTGACAACCTGCTGGTGACGGGCGGCCAGGGGTGCGTGTCCTTCTGGGACATTGGCTACGGCGATCTCCTACAGACGGTCTACCTGGGAAAGTACGAGGAAGCTCAGCCGGTGCGCCAGATACTGGTCCTGGACAACGCAGCGATTGTCTGTGACTTTGGTAGCGAGCTCAGCCTGGTCTACGTCCCGTCAGTCCTGGAGAAGCTCGACTGA
- the LOC122923808 gene encoding sterol regulatory element-binding protein cleavage-activating protein isoform X2, whose product MPFTDKLREKISQAFYRHGLLCASYPIPIVIFTALCIIACCSPLLKLPLPGTGPVEYITPVKDYSPPPSELSPDDRSDRPDWYLGRPVAYIQQVLVKGVVTPWDKNFLAVDVFRSPLSRVFRLVEEIRNHVLRERERSLEDVCLQVTDLLPGPKKLRDKLPEHGCLLLSPGNFWQNNKEHFNKDPDLIRTIHQHEPKTLQTSATLRDLLFGLPGKQSGVSLYNRKRMVSYTITLALRRYDEKFINSLRTRLRQLYPGTNCTSPGQNIVHVHFKEEIGIAELIPLVTTYFILFAYIYFSTRKIDLVKSKWGLALAAVVTVLSSLLMSVGLCTLFGLTPTLNGGEIFPYLVVVIGLENVLVLTKSVVSTPVDLEVKLRIAQGLSNESWSIMKNMATELGIILIGYFTLVPAIQEFCLFAVVGLVSDFFLQMFFFTTVLSIDIRRMELADLNKRMPAEACMPPSKPMTRTPKYERQQALRPNTPHTITLQPLRNLRLPKRLRLIYFFARTRLAQRIIMAGTVVWIGILLYTDPAGLHTYLTTVQVTEQSPLGGAVVPPIPVPVMPASDSQSSLSILPTGSSQLLENQSQRDHKEVMGTLRAVLEESSRSNWAEGKRKEQSKVGPQLKEDRAHTEVTWGPEDEETWRKLSFRHWPTLFSYYNITLAKRYISILPMIPITLYLTPEEVSEARHPLEVQHSQIFQPQRDGRPEEIKVAPAAPNTQGSMDVTLYKVGALGLASGILLVLLLFCLYRLLCPKNYGQNGLSHSRRKKGDLPCDDYGYSPPETEIVPLVLRGHLLDIECLVSDGMLLVSCCLASQIRVWDAQTGDCLTVIPKQGLRRESSGIFEYQETWENFSECKYNPEDSLENGYLKRRQPLPQPPLFYDQPNLSSLIDTNFCEQVKQEEPEGGQRPVVMNQELESSGYDFSSLVQRVYEEHGTSCSFLPVFSPAPYGQCQMMSGRRSRSPGGWSDGGCDAIRRKSSAEEQVLCNGTSSPVSGWAEDYDSSVWSLGLQGNLIVAGRSNGKLEVWDAIEGVLRCSNADCQSGITALVFLNHRIVAARLNGSLDFFCLDSQKSSSQLQFRGASARSTIPSSPLYSSDDIIRCQLTHTVACAHQKPITMLKAAAGRLVTGSQDHTLRVYRLEDACCLFTLQGHSGGISAIYIDQTMVLASGGQDGAICLWDVLTGSRVNHMHGHRGDITSLLCTASYVISSGLDDVISIWDRSSGINLYSIQQDLGCGSSLGLISDNLLVTGGQGCVSFWDIGYGDLLQTVYLGKYEEAQPVRQILVLDNAAIVCDFGSELSLVYVPSVLEKLD is encoded by the exons CTCTCCTCTCCTGAAGCTGCCTCTACCGGGGACAGGACCTGTCGAGTACATCACTCCAGTGAAGGACTACTCCCCACCACCATCTGAACTGAGCCCAGATGACCGCAGTGACCGCCCAGACTGG TATCTTGGGCGGCCGGTCGCCTACATCCAGCAGGTTTTGGTGAAGGGTGTGGTGACTCCGTGGGACAAGAACTTCCTGGCCGTGGATGTTTTCCGCTCTCCTCTGTCCAGAGTGTTTCGATTAGTGGAAGAGATCAGGAATCACGTGCTGCGAGAGCG TGAGAGGAGCCTGGAAGATGTCTGTCTGCAGGTGACCGATCTCCTGCCGGGACCGAAGAAACTGCGAGATAAGCTTCCAGAACATGGCTGCCTCCTCCTCTCCCCGGGCAACTTCTGGCAGAACAACAAAGAACACTTCAACAAGGATCCCGACCTCATCCGGACCATTCATCAGCATGAGCCCAAGACCCTGCAGACCTCTGCCACCCTCCGCG ACTTGCTGTTCGGATTGCCCGGGAAGCAGAGCGGCGTCAGCCTGTACAATCGCAAGCGGATGGTTTCGTACACCATCACACTGGCGCTGCGCCGATACGATGAGAA GTTTATAAACAGCCTAAGAACCCGTCTCAGACAGCTGTACCCCGGTACCAACTGCACATCCCCCGGTCAGAACATCGTCCATGTCCACTTCAAGGAGGAGATTGGAATAGCGGAGCTGATCCCTCTGGTCACCACCTACTTCATCCTGTTTGCCTACATTTACTTCTCCACCA GGAAGATTGACCTGGTGAAGTCCAAATGGGGCCTTgccctggctgcagtggtgaccgtCCTGAGCTCATTGCTAATGTCTGTGGGATTGTGCACCCTCTTTGGGCTGACACCGACCCTCAATGGCGG GGAGATCTTTCCTTATCTGGTTGTGGTCATTGGATTAGAAAATGTTTTGGTGCTGACGAAATCTGTTGTGTCCACCCCGGTTGACCTTGAGGTCAAGCTCCGCATAGCACAAG GATTAAGTAATGAGAGCTGGTCCATCATGAAGAACATGGCCACCGAGCTGGGAATCATTCTGATTGGATATTTCACTCTGGTTCCTGCTATTCAG GAGTTCTGCCTCTTTGCTGTCGTCGGATTGGTGTCAGACTTCTTCCTGCAGATGTTCTTCTTTACCACTGTTTTGTCCATTGACATCCGCAGAATGGAG CTTGCGGACCTGAACAAGAGGATGCCCGCCGAGGCCTGCATGCCGCCATCCAAACCTATGACCCGTACACCCAAATACGAGCGACAGCAAGCACTGCGCCCTaacaccccccacaccatcaccctGCAGCCCCTCCGAAACCTGCGCCTGCCCAAAAGACTGCGCCTCATCTACTTCTTTGCCAGGACACGGCTGGCCCAGAGGATCATCATG GCAGGGACCGTGGTATGGATTGGGATCCTGCTTTATACAGACCCTGCCGGCCTCCATACCTACCTTACCACAGTGCAGGTCACAGAGCAGAGCCCTCTTGGGGGTGCTGTAGTGCCGCCTATTCCTGTGCCCGTCATGCCCGCTTCAGACTCCCAGAGCTCGCTCTCTATCCTCCCCACCGGCTCTTCTCAACTCCTGGAGAATCAGTCTCAAAGAGACCACAAGGAGGTGATGGGGACCCTCAGAGCAGTATTGGAGGAAAGTTCTAGAAGCAACTGGGCAGAGGGAAAGCGTAAGGAGCAAAGCAAAGTCGGACCACAGTTGAAGGAGGATCGGGCCCATACAGAGGTCACGTGGGGACCTGAAGATGAAGAAACTTGGCGTAAACTGTCCTTCCGGCACTGGCCAACGCTCTTCAGCTACTATAACATAACCCTAGCCAAGAG GTACATTAGCATCTTACCCATGATCCCCATCACCCTGTATCTAACCCCCGAGGAGGTGTCTGAGGCTCGGCACCCTCTTGAGGTCCAACACTCTCAGATATTTCAGCCTCAGCGGGATGGACGTCCAGAGGAAATCAAAGTGGCTCCTGCTGCTCCCAACACCCAGGGATCCATGGACGTCACCTTATACAA AGTTGGAGCTTTGGGTTTGGCTTCTGGGATTTTGTTGGTTTTACTCCTTTTCTGTCTTTACCGACTGCTCTGCCCCAAAAACTATGGACAGAACGGTCTGTCACATAGCCGACGGAAGAAAGGCGACCTGCCCTGTGACGACTATGGGTACTCGCCCCCCGAAACAGAGATTGTGCCCCTTGTCCTGAGAGGTCATCTCCTG GACATTGAGTGTCTCGTTAGTGATGGGATGCTGTTAGTGAGCTGCTGCCTGGCCAGTCAGATCCGTGTGTGGGATGCTCAGACGGGAGACTGCCTCACGGTTATTCCCAAGCAGGG GCTGCGCAGGGAGAGCAGCGGGATCTTCGAGTATCAGGAGACTTGGGAGAACTTCTCAGAATGTAAATACAACCCTGAGGACTCCTTGGAAAACGGTTACTTGAAGAGGAGACAGCCGCTCCCTCAGCCCCCACTCTTCTACGACCAGCCAAACCTTTCCAGTCTGATCGATACGAATTTCTGCGAGCAGGTTAAGCAGGAGGAGCCCGAGGGCGGGCAGAGGCCGGTGGTCATGAATCAGGAATTAGAGTCCAGCGGCTATGACTTTAGCAGTCTGGTGCAGCGGGTCTACGAGGAGCATGGAACCTCTTGCAGTTTTCTTCCTGTCTTCTCCCCCGCTCCATACGGACAGTGCCAGATGATGTCCGGCAGACGGAGCAGGTCGCCTGGGGGCTGGTCCGATGGAGGCTGTGATGCCATCAGGAGGAAGAGCTCAGCAGAAGAGCAGGTGCTCTGTAACGGGACGTCTTCCCCGGTTTCTGGTTGGGCAGAAGATTACGACAGTTCGGTGTGGAGTTTGGGACTACAGGGAAACCTCATTGTAGCTGGAAGGAGTAACGGAAAGCTTGAG GTCTGGGACGCCATAGAGGGGGTCCTGCGCTGCAGTAACGCTGATTGTCAGAGCGGGATCACTGCACTCGTCTTTTTGAATCACAG GATTGTAGCTGCTCGGCTCAATGGCTCCTTGGATTTCTTCTGTCTGGATTCCCAAAAATCCTCCAGCCAGTTACAGTTCAGAG GAGCATCTGCCCGCAGCACCATCCCCAGCTCTCCGCTCTACTCCAGTGATGACATCATCCGCTGCCAGCTGACTCACACTGTGGCATGTGCCCACCAGAAGCCAATCACAATGTTAAAAGCAGCGGCCGGGCGCCTCGTGACCGGCAGCCAGGACCACACTCTGAGA GTGTACCGCTTGGAGGACGCTTGCTGCTTGTTCACACTGCAGGGTCACTCAGGGGGCATCTCTGCCATTTACATAGACCAG ACCATGGTTCTGGCCAGTGGGGGGCAGGATGGAGCCATCTGTTTATGGGATGTCCTCACAGGAAGTCGAGTCAACCACATGCACGGGCATCGAGGAGACATCACCTCGCTGTTGTGCACAGCGTCCTACGTCATCAGCAGTGGCCTGGATGACGTCATCAGTATATGGGACCGGAGCTCAGGGATCAATCTGTACTCCATACAGCAA GACTTGGGTTGCGGCTCCAGTTTGGGTCTCATCTCTGACAACCTGCTGGTGACGGGCGGCCAGGGGTGCGTGTCCTTCTGGGACATTGGCTACGGCGATCTCCTACAGACGGTCTACCTGGGAAAGTACGAGGAAGCTCAGCCGGTGCGCCAGATACTGGTCCTGGACAACGCAGCGATTGTCTGTGACTTTGGTAGCGAGCTCAGCCTGGTCTACGTCCCGTCAGTCCTGGAGAAGCTCGACTGA
- the ELP6 gene encoding elongator complex protein 6 — translation MFPELTALLGADTESPERRQFVLISGQKTDASFLLHHFLSYYLKAGCRLCFVALAQSFSHYNIIAQKLGVNLASAQDQGQLRFLEGLRSYTRLLFTDTTETEAENPLRFLRTGTDLRPLYDFITAALAPPVGEEWKCPVLIVDDVGVLLSLGVSAIQVLDFIHYCRASVCSKYQGNVVCLLQGDDGSEDADNELLLRSLCHQSRLILQAEGLATGFCKEVHGQLTITRRTQDKDQTVIYQYRIHDKSVSFFARGLSAAVL, via the exons ATGTTCCCGGAGCTGACCGCCCTGCTGGGGGCCGACACTGAGAGCCCGGAGCGG CGACAGTTTGTCCTGATCAGCGGCCAGAAGACAGACGCCAGCTTCTTGCTCCATCACTTCTTGTCCTATTACCTGAAGG CCGGATGTCGTCTGTGTTTTGTGGCTCTCGCTCAGTCCTTCAGTCATTACAACATCATCGCCCAGAAGCTG GGGGTGAACCTGGCGAGCGCGCAGGATCAGGGGCAGCTGCGGTTCCTGGAGGGGCTCAGATCCTACACCCGGCTGCTGTTTACAGATACTACAGAGACTGAGGCCGAGAATCCTCTGCGCTTTCTGAG GACGGGGACTGACCTCCGACCCCTGTATGACTTCATTACTGCTGCACTGGCGCCCCCAGTAGGTGAAGAGTGGAAATGCCCGGTGCTAATTGTAGACGACGTCGGTGTGCTGCTCAGCCTGGGGGTCTCTGCCATCCAAGTGCTGGACTTCATCCATTACTGCCGGGCCAGCGTGTGCAGCAAGTACCAG GGGAACGTGGTTTGTCTGCTGCAGGGAGATGACGGGTCCGAGGACGCCGACAATGAGCTGCTGCTGAGGTCTCTGTGTCACCAGAGCAGGTTGATCCTGCAGGCAGAGGGGCTAGCCACCGGCTTCTGCAAGGAGGTGCATGGACAG CTGACCATTACTCGGAGGACACAGGATAAAGACCAGACAGTCATCTACCAGTACAGAATCCATGACAAGAGCGTCAGCTTCTTCGCCAGGGGACTGTCTGCAGCCGTCCTGTAA